The Natronomonas salsuginis genome includes a region encoding these proteins:
- a CDS encoding DUF6757 family protein → MQCHYCDEEAAVAVEKDHIKVGLCKPHLRDRMEELSDSEWLEEFQSQIDDTLE, encoded by the coding sequence ATGCAGTGTCACTACTGTGACGAGGAGGCCGCGGTCGCGGTCGAGAAGGACCACATCAAGGTCGGCCTCTGCAAGCCGCACCTCCGCGATCGAATGGAGGAGCTATCGGACTCCGAGTGGCTCGAGGAGTTCCAATCGCAGATCGACGACACGCTCGAGTGA
- a CDS encoding homing endonuclease associated repeat-containing protein, whose protein sequence is MPTTDAACLEALREAAERLGASPTKAQYEELGLKPASATIIRQIGGWNRAKERAGLETNASRGSRVQPKPEGIELPEELQWEDLSVDQRWHYRNREWNAERTRRRRATLRRWVNEKKRREGCTRCEVDAPACLDYHHPETVEKRMSVGTMVTYGYGKQALESEIRKCAVLCANCHRKEHHSPPTGELRRWVYERKRAGSGCSACKVDDAACLEFHHEAGEKVDTIARMLADGRPRAVVRRELEKCTVLCANCHRKRHFEPPERPDGEHDKNK, encoded by the coding sequence ATGCCGACGACCGACGCGGCGTGTCTCGAAGCGCTCCGCGAGGCCGCCGAGCGTCTCGGAGCGTCACCGACGAAGGCACAATACGAGGAGCTGGGCCTGAAGCCGGCATCGGCGACGATTATCCGACAGATCGGTGGGTGGAACCGAGCCAAAGAGCGTGCCGGGTTGGAGACGAACGCCTCCAGGGGATCGCGGGTACAACCGAAACCCGAAGGGATCGAACTGCCCGAGGAGTTACAATGGGAAGACCTGTCGGTCGATCAGCGGTGGCACTATCGGAACAGGGAGTGGAACGCCGAACGGACGCGCCGTCGGCGGGCAACGCTGCGACGTTGGGTCAACGAGAAGAAGAGACGGGAGGGCTGCACGCGGTGTGAGGTCGATGCCCCGGCGTGTCTGGATTACCACCATCCAGAAACGGTGGAAAAGCGGATGAGCGTCGGAACGATGGTCACCTACGGATACGGGAAGCAAGCGCTCGAATCGGAGATACGGAAGTGTGCGGTGTTGTGTGCGAACTGCCACCGGAAGGAGCACCACTCACCCCCGACCGGAGAACTTCGGAGGTGGGTGTACGAGCGAAAACGCGCCGGCAGTGGCTGTTCGGCGTGCAAAGTCGACGACGCGGCGTGTCTCGAATTTCATCACGAAGCCGGCGAGAAGGTCGATACGATCGCTCGGATGCTCGCCGACGGGCGGCCGAGGGCCGTCGTTCGGCGGGAGCTAGAAAAGTGCACCGTCCTCTGTGCGAACTGCCACCGAAAACGGCACTTCGAGCCCCCCGAACGCCCGGACGGCGAACACGACAAAAATAAGTAG
- a CDS encoding IMP cyclohydrolase, with protein MYVGRFIVVAPDRAAYRVSSRSFPNRRVIAREGALTVAPTEDAPETDNPYISYNCLRTTTDGEHAVIGNGTQVDPITEKLDLGYPPRDALAESLLALDYEKDDYDTPRIAGVVGEESYVGIVRRDAVLVEAVAEPTLVATYEADAPEPIELNATDPDAMARELYDAEFEHPVCAAAVAADESGFETGFYHGA; from the coding sequence ATGTACGTTGGACGGTTCATCGTCGTCGCGCCCGATCGTGCGGCCTACCGCGTCTCCTCGCGCTCGTTTCCGAACCGGCGGGTCATCGCGCGCGAGGGGGCGCTCACCGTCGCCCCGACCGAGGACGCCCCCGAGACGGACAACCCCTACATCTCGTACAACTGCCTCCGGACCACGACGGACGGCGAGCACGCGGTGATCGGCAACGGCACGCAGGTCGATCCGATCACGGAGAAACTCGACCTCGGCTACCCGCCGCGGGACGCGCTCGCCGAGTCGCTGCTCGCGCTCGACTACGAGAAGGACGACTACGACACGCCGCGGATCGCGGGTGTCGTCGGCGAGGAGAGCTACGTCGGGATCGTCCGCCGCGACGCCGTGCTCGTCGAGGCGGTGGCCGAACCGACGCTCGTCGCCACCTACGAGGCGGACGCGCCCGAACCGATCGAGTTGAACGCGACCGATCCCGACGCGATGGCCCGCGAACTCTACGACGCCGAGTTCGAGCACCCGGTCTGTGCGGCCGCGGTCGCCGCCGACGAGTCCGGCTTCGAGACCGGCTTTTATCACGGCGCGTAG
- a CDS encoding metallophosphoesterase family protein, with protein sequence MLVGVLSDIHANRIALDAVLDDMPDVDAMVCAGDVVGYNPWPAECVDEMRSHDVPTVMGNHDRAVVTETGFGGNGMADAGVRYALDVLDDDRIEWLAGLPESRYCFDGRVRIVHGHPDDPNRYTYPSLFSARLLGEEDVLIMGHTHVQAHERFDEGIVLNPGSVGQPRDGEPTAAYALVDLEAMTVSERRVEYDIESVIEEIEAVGLPEATGARLRKGR encoded by the coding sequence ATGCTCGTCGGCGTCCTCTCTGACATCCACGCCAACCGGATCGCGCTCGACGCGGTGCTCGACGACATGCCCGACGTGGACGCGATGGTCTGCGCGGGCGACGTCGTCGGCTACAACCCCTGGCCCGCCGAGTGCGTCGACGAGATGCGGTCTCACGACGTGCCGACGGTGATGGGGAATCACGACCGCGCCGTCGTCACCGAAACGGGGTTCGGCGGCAACGGGATGGCGGACGCCGGCGTTCGATACGCGCTGGACGTCCTCGACGACGATCGGATCGAGTGGCTCGCGGGGCTCCCGGAGTCGCGGTACTGCTTCGACGGACGAGTTCGGATCGTCCACGGCCACCCTGACGACCCGAACCGCTACACCTATCCGTCGCTGTTCTCCGCTCGCTTGCTCGGCGAGGAGGACGTGCTCATCATGGGGCACACGCACGTGCAAGCCCACGAGCGGTTCGATGAGGGGATCGTGTTGAATCCAGGCAGCGTCGGCCAGCCACGAGACGGGGAGCCGACGGCCGCCTACGCGCTCGTCGATCTGGAGGCGATGACCGTCTCCGAACGCCGCGTCGAGTACGACATCGAGTCCGTCATCGAGGAGATCGAGGCGGTCGGGCTCCCGGAGGCGACGGGTGCGCGGCTTCGGAAGGGCCGATGA
- a CDS encoding DUF2298 domain-containing protein — protein MEWALVVAYLLALAVFAALGAPIAALCFRHLPRRGAAFAIPAALAPFAIAVFWIGQLTFGLHTLALGVAVVLAGSVAALRTGVAPEWRAVASMYGVFVVGFLVMVVFRAASPGLTPVGGEQFLHFGLVNALERANSLPPEDMWFAGEPLKYYYGTQLQVTGLSMLTGTPVRYGFNLGIATFYGLLFVVAYGLGGAIVHRRGYSHRLGGVFAAFFVALAGPTTTTIRLATPHLPDAIAEPVSRAAFGFVASRFNGGDLARTVAELSNPGEWYWWYTRYVVPGTIQEVPLYSFVKADLHGHAFANGYVLFAGALAFAYYVTPAADRRLRAGILFGGLGSIAGLFGFMNTWSLPTVAGLTVLAVALADPHPDTLLPASWRERLSLSATAADDRPRLLDELRRLTLAVVAGGVVLLVGVAVASPFLVFGHVPTNDGIGFFPPRSSLGPFLVIYGGLVAVFGLYVATRGRPAIADVPGRWVAGGALALLAAVAATILALDFAVLAVLGPLIFAGWILVRSGRGDFAVVLLIAGTGLLLSFEVVHARLPLIPQPRWNTSLKVAVQGWTLGAAGAGAAIAVLLARSAERLAPGVQSLRSTAADSASNDGPTADRDPVPTLRAAGTIALVAMVVLASAVFPAMVFSVEVGSKLDDSRYDSSLDGFAYVEAFHPQEYDALRWLDERSGHPTVVEAPGDSYRWTSPAATYSGLPGVIGWDHQAEYRSAEAYERRVAHVDELYTAEWDVAAAHLARYNVTYVYVGPNEIERYGEDMRSFDREAFPVAFEGGNVTIYEIDRDALSVSGQES, from the coding sequence ATGGAGTGGGCCTTGGTCGTCGCGTACCTCCTCGCGCTCGCGGTGTTCGCCGCCCTCGGCGCGCCGATCGCGGCGCTGTGCTTTCGGCACCTCCCTCGCCGGGGCGCGGCGTTCGCCATTCCGGCGGCGCTGGCCCCGTTCGCGATCGCCGTCTTCTGGATCGGCCAACTCACGTTCGGCCTCCACACGCTCGCGCTCGGCGTCGCCGTCGTGCTGGCCGGCTCGGTCGCCGCGCTCAGGACGGGTGTCGCCCCCGAGTGGCGGGCCGTGGCGTCGATGTACGGCGTCTTCGTCGTCGGTTTTCTCGTCATGGTCGTCTTCCGGGCGGCGAGTCCGGGGCTCACGCCGGTCGGCGGCGAGCAGTTCCTCCACTTCGGCCTCGTCAACGCCCTCGAACGGGCGAACAGCCTGCCGCCGGAGGACATGTGGTTCGCCGGCGAGCCGCTGAAGTACTACTACGGGACGCAACTGCAGGTCACCGGCCTCTCGATGCTCACCGGGACGCCGGTTCGCTACGGATTCAACCTCGGCATCGCGACGTTCTACGGGCTCCTGTTCGTCGTCGCCTACGGGCTCGGGGGCGCGATCGTCCACCGCCGCGGGTATTCGCACCGTCTCGGCGGCGTCTTCGCGGCGTTCTTCGTTGCGCTCGCGGGCCCGACGACGACGACGATTCGCCTCGCGACGCCGCACCTGCCCGACGCGATCGCCGAACCGGTCTCTCGCGCCGCGTTCGGCTTCGTCGCCAGCCGGTTCAACGGCGGCGATCTGGCGCGGACGGTCGCGGAGCTGTCGAACCCGGGCGAGTGGTACTGGTGGTACACGAGGTACGTCGTCCCCGGAACGATCCAAGAGGTGCCGCTGTACTCGTTCGTCAAGGCCGACCTCCACGGGCACGCGTTCGCGAACGGCTACGTCCTCTTCGCGGGCGCGCTCGCCTTCGCCTACTACGTCACCCCAGCCGCCGACCGCCGGCTCCGGGCCGGGATCCTCTTCGGGGGCCTCGGGTCGATCGCCGGCCTGTTCGGCTTCATGAACACGTGGTCGCTGCCGACGGTCGCCGGCCTGACCGTGTTGGCCGTCGCGCTCGCCGATCCCCATCCGGACACGCTGCTGCCGGCGTCGTGGCGCGAGCGACTTTCGCTTTCGGCGACCGCCGCGGACGACCGCCCCCGCCTCCTCGATGAACTCCGGCGGCTGACGCTGGCCGTCGTCGCCGGCGGCGTCGTCCTCCTCGTCGGCGTCGCCGTCGCCTCGCCGTTCCTCGTGTTCGGCCACGTCCCGACGAACGACGGGATCGGGTTCTTCCCGCCGCGGAGTTCGCTCGGCCCCTTCCTGGTCATCTACGGCGGTCTCGTCGCGGTCTTCGGGCTCTACGTCGCGACGCGCGGCCGGCCGGCGATCGCCGATGTACCGGGTCGATGGGTGGCCGGCGGCGCGCTCGCGCTCCTCGCGGCCGTCGCGGCGACGATCCTCGCCCTCGATTTCGCCGTTCTCGCGGTGCTCGGCCCGCTCATCTTCGCCGGCTGGATACTGGTCCGCTCCGGTCGCGGCGACTTCGCCGTCGTCCTGCTGATCGCCGGAACCGGGCTGCTCCTCTCCTTCGAGGTCGTCCACGCGCGCCTCCCGCTGATCCCCCAACCGCGCTGGAACACGTCGCTGAAGGTCGCCGTGCAGGGGTGGACGCTCGGCGCGGCCGGCGCGGGGGCGGCGATCGCCGTCCTCCTCGCCCGATCCGCCGAGCGGCTGGCACCTGGCGTGCAGTCCCTGCGATCGACCGCCGCCGATTCGGCGTCAAACGACGGTCCGACAGCCGACCGCGATCCCGTCCCGACGCTCCGGGCGGCGGGCACGATCGCTCTCGTTGCGATGGTCGTCCTCGCGAGCGCGGTGTTCCCGGCGATGGTGTTCAGCGTCGAGGTCGGCTCGAAGCTGGACGACTCGCGCTACGATTCCTCGCTCGACGGGTTCGCCTACGTCGAGGCGTTTCACCCGCAGGAGTACGACGCGCTCCGGTGGCTCGACGAGCGATCGGGCCACCCGACGGTCGTCGAAGCGCCCGGCGACTCCTATCGCTGGACCAGTCCCGCCGCGACGTACTCGGGGCTCCCGGGGGTGATCGGCTGGGACCACCAAGCGGAGTACCGCAGCGCCGAGGCGTACGAGCGCCGAGTGGCCCACGTCGACGAGCTCTACACCGCCGAGTGGGACGTCGCCGCCGCCCACCTCGCCCGCTACAACGTCACCTACGTCTACGTCGGCCCGAACGAGATCGAACGATACGGCGAGGACATGCGCTCGTTCGACCGCGAGGCGTTCCCCGTCGCGTTCGAGGGCGGCAACGTGACGATCTACGAGATCGACCGCGACGCCCTCTCCGTTTCCGGTCAGGAATCGTAG
- a CDS encoding SDR family NAD(P)-dependent oxidoreductase codes for MTLDGTTAFVTGASQGIGRTIALTLAEEGANVALAARGEGIHETAAAFDDSRALAVETDVTDEESVAASIQRTVETFDGLDCLVNNAGIAGPTAPVEEVTVGEWERTMDVNVTGMFRCVKHAAPHLRASDRGSVVNVSSISGKRPLEGRTPYTTSKMAVIGLTRTLAFELGDDDVTVNAVCPGATRGPRIDRVIENQAEQRGVSFEAAKREVFTDDTALGRLTEPEDVAGMVAHLASERGRHVTAQDINVDGGSAWY; via the coding sequence ATGACGCTCGACGGGACGACCGCGTTCGTCACCGGCGCGAGCCAGGGTATCGGGCGAACTATCGCGCTGACGCTCGCCGAGGAGGGCGCGAACGTCGCCCTCGCCGCCCGCGGCGAGGGAATTCACGAGACGGCCGCCGCCTTCGACGACTCGCGCGCGCTCGCCGTCGAGACGGACGTGACCGACGAGGAGTCGGTCGCCGCGTCGATCCAGCGGACCGTCGAGACGTTCGACGGACTCGACTGTCTCGTGAACAACGCGGGCATCGCCGGCCCCACCGCGCCAGTCGAGGAGGTCACGGTCGGAGAGTGGGAGCGCACGATGGACGTCAACGTGACCGGCATGTTCCGCTGTGTCAAACACGCGGCTCCGCACCTCCGGGCGAGCGACCGAGGAAGCGTCGTCAACGTCTCCTCGATCAGCGGAAAGCGCCCCCTGGAGGGCCGAACTCCGTACACGACTTCGAAGATGGCGGTCATCGGACTCACGCGGACGCTGGCGTTCGAACTCGGCGACGATGACGTGACCGTCAACGCCGTCTGTCCCGGCGCGACCCGGGGCCCGCGGATCGACCGCGTGATCGAGAACCAGGCCGAACAGCGCGGCGTCTCCTTCGAGGCGGCGAAGCGCGAGGTGTTCACCGACGACACCGCGCTCGGACGGCTAACAGAACCGGAGGATGTGGCCGGAATGGTCGCTCACCTCGCCAGCGAGCGCGGTCGACACGTGACGGCCCAGGACATCAACGTCGACGGCGGGTCGGCCTGGTACTGA
- a CDS encoding heavy metal translocating P-type ATPase, translated as MTDETTAPGCTLCELPTEGVDVTDDAGNEFCCRGCLDVYDTLGDLEDVDAGDVRSRLDDAGSEPADLDDSTPNESLERTYLKVHGMYCATCEAFIESVAAELDGVRSVSVSYVTETVRIDHDPELTTADELREAISGLGYTAFPREDAFSERQANHMETVRVAVGVLVGMAVMLQYVAIIYPTYFGGLYYDERTTQFLMDAMAHGSGNYFFAIVGVLTTVILLVTGKPILQGAYVALRTRTPNMDLLVAIAAVSAYLYSTLAVIVVEQPHVYYDVTVAIVVVVTVGNYHEATLKRRATDRLSELTSVQVDEARRLRPDGSHDLVAVDELEVGDRLAARKGDRIPVDGTVVEGEAAVDESLITGESMPVAKRDGDRVIGGTVLTDGAITVSIDDQATSSLDRITELVWNVQSSNHGIQGLADRLATVFVPLVLSLAAVATVGYLVFGGSVAEALLVGLTVLIVSCPCALGLATPLAVAAGLRDALRRQIVVFDDTVFERLRGADTIVFDKTGTLTTGEMDVVASDLPDDLLDDAAILERRSAHPVGEAIAALADPDSTEADLATDGGQLDRRVDASMSDDGLTVESFESHDTGVSGLVDGRHVVVGHPDLFADLGWDLPEHLADSAREASEMGRVPVVVGRDGAARGLVVVGDELRDGWEETIRSLSERGIEVVVLTGDDERAAATFREHPAIDSVFAGVPPEGKAETVARLSDRGETVMVGDGTNDAPALARSDLGIALGGGTAMAVDAADVAIVDDDLQSVETVFELSAAAGTRIKQNLGWAFCYNGIAIPLALAGLLNPLFAAAAMATSSLLVVSNSSRRLVDDSDPSGESRS; from the coding sequence ATGACTGACGAGACCACTGCCCCCGGCTGTACGCTGTGTGAGCTCCCGACAGAGGGGGTCGACGTCACCGACGACGCAGGCAACGAATTCTGCTGCCGCGGCTGTCTCGACGTGTACGATACGCTCGGCGATCTCGAAGACGTCGACGCCGGCGACGTCCGGTCACGTCTCGACGACGCCGGGAGCGAACCGGCCGACCTCGACGATTCGACGCCCAACGAGTCGCTCGAACGGACCTACCTCAAGGTCCACGGGATGTACTGCGCCACCTGCGAGGCGTTCATCGAGTCGGTCGCCGCCGAACTCGACGGCGTCCGATCGGTGAGCGTGAGCTACGTGACCGAGACGGTCCGCATCGACCACGATCCCGAACTGACCACCGCCGATGAACTGCGCGAGGCGATCTCCGGACTCGGCTACACCGCCTTCCCCCGCGAGGACGCCTTCAGCGAGCGACAGGCGAACCACATGGAGACCGTTCGGGTCGCCGTCGGCGTGTTGGTCGGCATGGCGGTCATGCTCCAGTACGTCGCGATCATCTACCCGACGTACTTCGGCGGGCTCTACTACGACGAGCGAACGACGCAGTTCCTCATGGACGCGATGGCCCACGGGAGCGGCAACTACTTTTTCGCGATCGTCGGCGTGTTGACCACCGTCATCCTGCTCGTGACCGGGAAGCCGATCCTTCAGGGCGCGTACGTCGCCCTCCGGACGCGAACACCGAACATGGATCTCCTCGTCGCTATCGCCGCCGTGAGCGCCTACCTGTACAGCACGCTCGCGGTCATCGTGGTCGAGCAGCCGCACGTCTACTACGACGTGACGGTCGCGATCGTGGTCGTCGTCACCGTCGGGAACTACCACGAGGCCACCCTCAAACGCCGCGCGACCGACCGGCTCTCCGAGCTCACCTCCGTGCAGGTCGACGAGGCCCGCCGCCTTCGTCCCGACGGGAGCCACGACCTCGTCGCCGTCGACGAGCTCGAGGTGGGTGACCGCCTCGCCGCGCGGAAGGGCGATCGAATCCCCGTCGACGGGACGGTCGTCGAGGGCGAGGCGGCGGTCGACGAGTCCCTCATCACCGGCGAGTCGATGCCCGTCGCCAAACGAGACGGCGATCGGGTCATCGGCGGCACCGTCCTGACCGACGGCGCGATCACCGTCTCGATCGACGATCAGGCGACCAGCAGCCTCGATCGGATCACCGAACTCGTCTGGAACGTCCAGAGCTCGAACCACGGCATTCAGGGGCTGGCCGACAGGCTTGCGACGGTGTTCGTCCCGCTCGTGCTCTCGCTCGCCGCCGTCGCGACGGTCGGCTACCTCGTCTTCGGCGGGAGCGTCGCCGAGGCGCTGCTCGTGGGGCTGACGGTCCTCATCGTCTCCTGTCCGTGCGCGTTGGGACTCGCCACGCCGCTCGCCGTCGCGGCCGGGCTCCGCGACGCGCTCAGACGACAGATCGTCGTCTTCGACGACACCGTTTTCGAGCGGCTCCGCGGGGCCGACACGATCGTCTTCGACAAGACGGGCACGCTCACCACCGGCGAGATGGACGTCGTAGCGTCGGATCTCCCCGACGACCTGCTCGACGACGCCGCGATCCTCGAACGCCGCTCTGCGCACCCCGTCGGGGAGGCAATCGCCGCCCTCGCCGACCCGGATTCGACCGAGGCCGATCTCGCCACTGACGGCGGGCAACTCGATCGGCGCGTCGACGCTTCGATGTCCGACGACGGTCTCACCGTCGAGTCCTTCGAGAGCCACGATACCGGCGTTTCCGGCCTCGTTGACGGCCGTCACGTCGTCGTCGGCCATCCGGATTTGTTCGCCGATCTCGGCTGGGACCTCCCCGAGCACCTCGCCGACTCCGCGCGGGAGGCCAGCGAGATGGGCCGCGTGCCGGTCGTCGTCGGCCGCGACGGGGCCGCGAGGGGCCTGGTCGTCGTCGGCGACGAACTCCGTGACGGCTGGGAGGAGACGATCCGATCGCTCTCCGAGCGCGGCATCGAGGTCGTCGTGTTGACCGGCGACGACGAGCGCGCGGCCGCGACGTTCCGGGAGCACCCGGCGATCGACAGTGTGTTCGCGGGTGTGCCACCCGAAGGCAAGGCCGAAACGGTCGCCCGGCTGAGCGACCGCGGCGAAACCGTAATGGTCGGCGACGGGACCAACGACGCGCCCGCGTTGGCGCGCTCCGACCTCGGCATCGCGCTCGGCGGCGGCACGGCGATGGCCGTCGACGCTGCCGACGTCGCGATCGTCGACGACGACCTCCAATCGGTCGAAACGGTGTTCGAACTGTCGGCCGCTGCGGGTACGCGGATCAAACAGAATCTCGGGTGGGCCTTTTGCTACAACGGCATCGCGATCCCGCTGGCGCTGGCCGGACTGTTGAATCCGCTGTTCGCCGCCGCCGCGATGGCGACGAGCAGCCTGCTCGTCGTGAGCAACTCCTCGCGACGACTCGTCGACGATTCCGATCCCTCTGGGGAGTCGCGGTCCTGA
- the fabG gene encoding 3-oxoacyl-ACP reductase FabG, translating into MLEGKTCLVTGGSRGIGRGIAEELGRCGANVVVNYRSSAAEAEATAATIVDAGGDALTAQADISEYDQVESMCESVHERFGAVDVLVNNAGITVDKKFENMTREDWDRVIDVNLGGTFNCTHCFFDDIRSAAEGRLINISSVVGQQGNYGQANYATTKSGLFGFTRTLALELASEGSTANCVAPGFVDTGMLEIVPDRVREKIRRRIPLDRFATPEDVAGIVRFVASDDSSYMTGQILAVNGGMEW; encoded by the coding sequence ATGCTCGAAGGGAAGACCTGTCTCGTCACCGGTGGATCGCGCGGGATCGGCCGCGGGATCGCCGAGGAACTCGGACGCTGTGGGGCGAACGTGGTCGTCAATTACCGCTCCTCGGCAGCCGAGGCCGAGGCGACCGCCGCGACAATCGTCGATGCAGGCGGTGACGCGCTCACGGCGCAGGCGGACATCTCCGAGTACGACCAGGTCGAGTCGATGTGCGAGTCGGTGCACGAGCGGTTCGGGGCGGTGGACGTGTTGGTGAACAACGCGGGGATCACGGTGGACAAGAAGTTCGAGAACATGACCCGCGAAGACTGGGACCGCGTCATCGATGTCAACCTCGGTGGGACGTTCAACTGTACGCACTGTTTCTTCGACGATATCCGGTCGGCGGCAGAGGGGCGGTTGATCAATATTTCGAGCGTGGTGGGCCAGCAGGGCAACTACGGGCAGGCGAACTACGCGACCACGAAGTCGGGGCTGTTCGGCTTCACCCGCACCCTCGCGCTCGAACTCGCCTCCGAGGGCTCCACCGCAAACTGCGTCGCCCCCGGCTTCGTCGACACCGGGATGCTCGAGATCGTTCCCGATCGGGTCAGAGAGAAGATCCGCCGTCGGATTCCGCTGGACCGGTTCGCGACGCCGGAGGACGTCGCGGGCATCGTCCGGTTCGTCGCGAGCGACGATTCCAGCTACATGACCGGGCAGATCCTCGCGGTCAACGGCGGCATGGAGTGGTGA
- a CDS encoding phosphoenolpyruvate carboxykinase (ATP) — protein sequence MSDSGLLSPSPDTALPDPAEAKNVAYNPSPGRLREFSRELETTTEFSSPAYVSEQRSRCSDRTKNAIDDEFDADDLAHVETALEYAQTHEMVCVDRRIGRHPDHTYVGRYYVPKKYARIALAVTNLFEPAETGAAPDFLTVQVPEADEIAIRVLPESGVTAVLGSDYSGEAKKSFLRLFMRRTKEAGGLGLHAGSKRVTLENDADELQDVGQVFLGLSATGKSTLTAHGLWLDEPESATMLQDDVCALLPDGTVAGSEGNGLYIKTIGLDRDEQPAMYDAATHESAILENVAVDAAGTVDFDSGEHTTNGRAVIRREHLSSAGEDIDLDRVDQVFFITRNPVMPPVAKLSPEEAAVAFMLGESIQTSAGDPSKAGESIRVVGTNPFIMGSEGAEGNRFRDLIADLDLDCFVLNTGHLGDRAKDIGVEDSVTLLREIARGTVEWTVDESIGLTIPASVPGMDIEQFAVSDHVEDCEEKLADLRAERRAYLAAFEELDNEIEAAVY from the coding sequence ATGTCAGATTCCGGTCTGCTGTCTCCGTCCCCGGACACGGCGCTTCCCGATCCGGCGGAAGCGAAAAACGTGGCATACAACCCGTCGCCTGGGCGGCTCCGGGAGTTCTCCCGAGAACTCGAGACGACGACCGAGTTCAGTTCTCCAGCCTACGTGAGCGAACAGCGCTCGCGCTGTTCGGATCGGACGAAAAACGCCATCGACGACGAGTTCGACGCGGACGATCTCGCCCACGTCGAGACCGCACTCGAGTACGCCCAAACGCACGAGATGGTCTGTGTCGATCGGCGGATCGGCCGACACCCCGACCACACCTACGTCGGCCGGTACTACGTCCCGAAAAAATACGCTCGCATCGCGCTCGCGGTCACGAACCTCTTCGAACCGGCCGAGACGGGCGCAGCGCCCGATTTCCTCACCGTACAGGTGCCCGAGGCCGACGAAATCGCCATTCGCGTGCTCCCCGAATCCGGCGTCACCGCCGTGTTAGGAAGCGACTACTCCGGCGAGGCGAAGAAGTCGTTTCTCCGGCTGTTCATGCGCCGAACCAAGGAAGCCGGCGGGCTCGGCCTACACGCCGGCAGCAAACGCGTGACACTCGAGAACGACGCCGACGAACTCCAAGACGTCGGCCAGGTGTTCCTCGGGCTCTCGGCGACGGGGAAGTCCACGCTGACCGCCCACGGCCTGTGGCTCGACGAGCCCGAATCGGCGACGATGCTGCAGGACGACGTCTGTGCGCTGTTGCCCGACGGGACCGTCGCAGGCAGTGAGGGCAACGGCCTCTACATCAAGACGATCGGGCTGGACCGCGACGAACAGCCCGCGATGTACGACGCCGCGACCCACGAGTCGGCGATCCTCGAGAACGTCGCCGTCGACGCCGCTGGGACCGTCGATTTCGACAGCGGTGAACACACCACGAACGGACGGGCGGTCATCCGCCGCGAGCACCTCTCTTCTGCCGGTGAGGATATCGATCTCGACCGCGTCGATCAGGTCTTTTTCATCACGCGCAACCCCGTGATGCCGCCGGTCGCGAAGCTCTCGCCCGAGGAGGCCGCCGTCGCGTTCATGCTCGGCGAGTCGATCCAGACGAGCGCGGGCGACCCCTCGAAGGCTGGCGAGTCGATCCGCGTCGTGGGGACCAACCCCTTCATCATGGGCTCGGAGGGCGCGGAGGGGAACCGCTTCCGAGATCTCATCGCGGACCTCGACCTCGACTGTTTCGTCCTCAACACCGGCCACCTCGGCGACCGGGCGAAGGACATCGGCGTCGAGGATTCGGTGACGCTGCTGCGGGAGATCGCCCGCGGAACCGTCGAGTGGACGGTCGACGAGTCGATCGGACTCACGATCCCGGCGTCGGTGCCGGGAATGGATATCGAGCAGTTCGCCGTGTCCGATCACGTCGAGGATTGCGAGGAGAAACTCGCCGACCTGCGCGCGGAGCGCCGAGCGTATCTCGCGGCCTTCGAGGAGTTGGACAACGAGATCGAAGCGGCCGTTTATTAG